Sequence from the Actinomycetota bacterium genome:
GGCCGCATGCGTGGACCACGAACGATGGCATGGGTCCGGGTGCCCCGCGACCAGCAAAATTCCGTATCAGAGCCCGGACTCGGACCGCCGCCCACGTCATCGCAGGTCGATTTGCCCGCAACGCGTGCGACGTGACCTCGTAGCGCCCCCCGGGGCCGCTCGGGTAAGCGCCGACCGATGTGTCCCTCGAACGACTTCTTTCGAGTCAGAGGCTCGAAGCGACCCCGTCGGCCTAGCCCCGCACCGTGGCGACCCACTGGTCGATGCCCGTCGGCCGCTCGGGGTGGTGGTCCAACCATTCCATTAGATCGCGCGCCGGCAGGGCCCGGCTCAGCCACCAGCCTTGGGCCAGGTCGCAGTGGAAGCTGCCCAGCAGCTCGCAGGTCGTCTCGGACTCGGCCCCCTCGGCCACGACCTCGAGACCCAGGTTGTGGGCCAGCTCGATGGTCGCCCGGACGATGGCGGCGTCGGTGGGGTCCGAGGTCATGTGCTGCACGAAGGAGCGGTCGATCTTCACCTGGTTGACCGGCATCTCCTTCAGGTAGGTCAGGGACGAGTAGCCGGTCCCGAAGTCGTCCAGTGCCAGCCGGACGCCCATGGCGGACAGCTTCGGCAGCAGGTCCTTGGCCCGGCCCAGCTCGCCCAGCACCGCGCTCTCGGTGATCTCCAGCATCAGCTGGGCGGGCGGCACCCGCCAGCGCCACAGCAGGCGGGACAGCTCGCCGGCCAGGTCGGGGTCGTGCAGGTGGCGGGCGGACAGGTTGACCGCCACCTGCAGGCTGCGGCCCTCCTTGCGCCACTCGGCCCACTGCCGGCACGCCAGCTCCAGTGCCTGCAGGGTGAGGGGGCGGATCAGGCCGGTGCGCTCGGCCAGCGGGATGAACTCGGCGGGCATCACCAGGCCCCGGGTGGGGTGTTCCCAGCGCAGCAGGGCCTCGACGCTGTGCACCGTCCCGGTCCGCAGGTCCAGCTGGGGCTGGTAGTCCAGGACCAGCTCGTCGCCCTCCAGCGCCCGGCGCAGCTCGCCCATCAGGGCCAGCCGGGACGGCCGGTACCCGTCCTTGCGGGCCGAGTAGGCCTCGACGCCGCTCTGCGCCGCCTTGGTGACGTACAGGGCCACGTCCGCCCGCTGGAGCAGGAGGTCGACATCCTCGCCGTGCTCGGGGTAGAGGGCCACACCCATGCTGATCTCGACATGCAGCGAGAGGTCGTCGATGGTCACCGTCTCCCCCACCGCCGCCAGGATGCGCCGGCCCTCGGCCACGGCGTCGGCCAGCGCCAGCTCGGTCTCCATCAGCACGCCGAACTCGTCGCCACCCAGGCGGGCGACGGTGGCAGCGCCCTCGACGGCGGCCACCAGGCGGGTGGCCAGCTCCTGCAGCACCCGGTCGCCGTTGTAGTGGCCCAGGGTGTCGTTGATCTCCCGGAAGCGGTCGACGTCCAGCAGCATGACGACCGCCCGGCGCCCCACCGCCTCGGCCACGCTGAGCGCGGCGGCCACCTGGTCGCGGAACTCGACCCGGTTGGGCAGGCCGGTCAGGGGGTCGTGCAGGGCGAGGTGCGCCTTCTCGGTGGCCAGGACCTCCAGCTGGTGGGCACGGTCGGCGACCTCCCGGTGCTCCCGCTGGAGGCGGTGCAGCACGGCGGCGGCGAGGACCCCCAGGGGGGCCGCGATCCCTAACCCGACGACCAGCGCGGCGATCATGAAGGACCCACGGCTCCTCGCTTGCAGATTGAAATGCCCCTGCCGGGCGCCTCTCATCTGATTGTCGGCCGGAAGCACCGGGCGGGGAATAGCTAAAAGCGGCAGTTTTCCGCTCCGCCGGATGACGACTTTTGGCTAGTGCTTTTTGTCGAGGCCGGCAACGATCAATGCCGGGGGGCGGGCAAAGCGGTCTGGTATGTTCCAGGCAGGGGGCGTTCGGGGGGCGAGGGGCAGGCGGACCAATGGCACACCGAACGCTCGCAATGGTGCTCGCGGGCGGCGCCGGCAAGCGGCTGGCCCCCCTGACCGCCGACCGGGCGAAGCCGGCGGTGCCCTTCGGGGGCCACTACCGGCTCATTGACTTCGTCCTCTCCAACCTGGTCAACGGCGGTGAGCGCCACATCGTGGTGCTCACCCAGTACAAGAGCCACAGCCTGGACCGCCACATCTCCCAGGCCTGGCGGCTCTCGACGCTGCTCGGCGACTACGTCGCCCCGGTGCCCGCCCAGATGCGCCGGGGCCCCCGCTGGTTCGCCGGGTCGGCCGATGCCATCTTCCAGAACCTCAACCTGGTGTATGACGAACGCCCGGACCACATCCTGGTCTTCGGCGCCGACCACATCTACCGCATGGATCCCCGCCAGATGGTGGAGGACCATGCCGCCTCCGGAGCCGGGGTCACCGTCGCCGCCATCCGCTGCCCCATCGAGGAGTCGCAGTCCTTCGGCGTCATCGAGGTCGATGAGCAGGGCCACATCACCGCCTTCTTGGAGAAGCCTGCCCACCCCAAGGGGCTCCCGGGCGCCCCGGACCAGATCCTGGCCTCGATGGGCAACTACGTGTTCACCACCGCGGCCCTCATCGACGCCGTGACCGCCGACGCCTACGACGATGAGACCAGCCACGACATCGGGGGCGACATCATCCCCCGCATGGTGTCCCAGGGCGTCGCCCGGGTGTACGACTTCGCCGCCAACGACGTCCCGGGGGCGACCGCCCGGGACCGGGGCTACTGGCGCGACGTGGGGACCCTGGACGCCTATTACGAGGCCAACATGGACCTGGTGTCGGTCCACCCGATCTTCAACCTGTACAACGAGCGCTGGCCCATCTACTCCTGGCAGAGCCCGGCGCCGCCCGCCAAGTTCGTCTTCGAGGAGGGGGACCGCCGGGGCCAGGCCCTGGACTCGCTGGTGTGCGCCGGCACCATCATCTCGGGCGGCACCGTCCGCCAGTCGATCGTGTCGCCCGCTGTGCACGTCCACGCCGGGGCGCTGGTCGAAGGGTCGGTGCTCCTCAACGGGGTACATGTCGGGGAGGGAGCCGTGGTGCGGCGGGCCATCATCGACAAGAACGTGGTCGTGCCGCCCGGGTGCCGCATCGGCGTCGAGCCGGAACTCGACGGGGAGCGCTTCGTGGTGTCGGAGTCGGGCGTGGTGGTCATCGGCAAGAACCAGCGGATTGCGCCCCACTGAGCCCGTCACCCGAGACGGTCCCGCACCGGCCCCCGCGCCCCCCCGGGCCCGCCCGCGCCCGGCGCCGTCGCCGCAGCGCACGGTCCCGATGCCCCCGCTGCCCCAACTACCCTCGTCGCCCTCGTGGCCGTAGGAGAATGCCAGCCTCATGAACCTGGTCGACCTCATCATCCTGGCCGCCGTCGTCGCGTCGGCAGCCCACGGGTTCTTCCGGGGGGCGGCCATCCAGCTGTGCTCCTTTGCCGGATTCTGGGGCGGGCTGATCCTGGGGGCGGTGATCGCCAAGGGGGTCAACGGCCACGTCCACAACGCCACCTCCAAGACCGTCGTGGCGGTCGTCATCGTGTTCGGTCTGGCCATCCTGCTCGGTGGGATCGGCGAGCGGGTGGGGGCGAGGATCCGCACCAGCCTGCGGGTAATGCTGCTGGGGCCGGTCGACTCCGGCGTCGGGGCGGCCATCGGCATCGTCGCCACCCTGCTGGCGGTCTGGCTGATCGCCGCCATGCTCCTGGCGCTGGGCAACCTCCCGTCCCTGTCCCGGCCCATCAGCCACTCCGCCATCGTCAAGTCGTTGACCCGGACCCTGCCGCCGGCCCCGTCGGTGTTCGCCCGGGTGGGCGCCTTCCTCACGCCCACCGGCCTCCCCGAAGTCTTCGACCGGGCGGCCAATGCGGTGCCCATCCCTCTGCCCGCTCCGTCCGACCCGGAGGTGGCCAGGGCGGTGGAGCCCGCCCAGAACTCCACGGTGAAGGTGCAGGGGCTCGGCTGCGGCGGCGTGAAGAGCGGATCGGGGTTCATCGTGGCGTCAAACGTCGTCGTCACCAACGCCCACGTCGTTTCCGGCATCGCCCTGCCGGAGGTCATCGACCACAAGGGGCGCCGATTCGCCAACGTCACCGTGGTGCTGTTCGACCCCGAGGTGGACCTGGCGGTGCTGCGGGTATCCGGGCTGGGCGGGACCCCGCTCAACATCGACCAGAACGACGCCCCCCGGGGCACCAGCGGCGCGGTGCTCGGCTACCCGGGCGGCGGCCCGTTCACCTATGTGCCGGCGGTGGTGCTCGGTACGCTCCCGCTCACCGGCCCGGACATCTACGGGCGCACCGCCACCGGGCGGTCGGTCTACGAGCTCCAGGCGGCCGTGGTCCCGGGCAACTCGGGCGGGCCGTTCGTCTCCTCCAGCGGGCTGGTCGAGGGCGTGGTGTTCTCCGCCTCGGTCACCTTCCACAACGTCGGCTTCGCCCTGACCGGCAAACAGGTGACCCCGGACATCGTCAAGGGTGAGCACCAGAACGCCGCCGTGAGCACCGGCTCCTGCTCGGGCTGAGGCCGGGGAGGGCGTGATGCCGGGGATGCCGCAGGCGGGAGACCCGCCGCTGAACGCCGCCACCCTCGCCGAGCTGCGGGCGGGGTTCGGCGACGCCGCGGACGCGGTGATGGCGTCCCTGGTGGAGCTGTTCCTCGCCGACGCCGAGGCCGCCCTGGCTGAGATGGCCGGCGCCACGGGGGCCACAGGGGGCACCGGGGGCGACATGTTCGCCCGCTCCGCCCACCGCCTGAAGGGGGGCGCCGCCACGTTGGGGGCCGAGCCCCTGGTGGCCCTGTGCAAGGAGGCCGAGCTCTACGGCCGGGCGGGCGACCTCTCCGGCCGGGCACCGCTGATCGAGGGCATCCGGGCCGAGGTGGCCCGCATCCGGGCCGCCCTCATGGGCTCCTGAGCCGCCTGCCCCCCAGGGCCAGCGCCCAGACCGCGGCGGCGACGCACACCACGGCGGTGATGCGGAAGATCTCGGCGTACTCGACGTGGAAGGCCGCCTGCACGGCGTTCTCGTACACCGCCAGGGCGGCGTTGTAGGCCGCTCCTCCGCTGAACGAGGGCAGCGGTGGGGCGAGGTGGGCGGTAAGCACATGGAAGCGGTGCAGGCCCCAGGCGGCCAGGGCGCCGATGCCCACCAGCATCCCCATCATCCGGGCGGCCACCACCCCGGCCGAGGCGGCCCCATGGTCCTCCACCGAGGAGACCCGCAGCACCACCGAGGCCAGCGGGGCCACCACCACGCCCAGGCCCAGCCCGGCGAGAGCCAGGTCGACGTCCAGGCGGGGCAGCGAGACCGGCCCCAGGTGGTACCGCGCCGCCAGGATGGCCACCGGCCAGGCTGCCACCCGCAGGAAGGCGCCGGCGGCCACCAGGAGGCCGCCCAGGGCCACCGGGCGCTCGCCCAGCCGCCGGGCCAGCGCCCCACCGGCGGCGGCCCCCAGGGCGAGGGCCACCAGGAAGCGGAGCAGCAGCAGGGCGGCCTGCAGGTTGTTTTTGACCAGGACGGTCTCGGCCACCAGCGGGACGTCGATCAGCGTCACCATCAGCGCCACCCCGGAGAGGAAGCTGGTCCCCAGGGCGGCAGCGAACGGGGGCAGCTTCCCGGGCGCCGGGGTCAGCAGGCGGGTCGGCGTGCGGCGCTCCCAGACGACGAAGCCGATGAGCACCGCCACCCCGATGGCCACCACCCAGGGCCCCCAGGTGGGCAGCACGCCGTTGGCCGGGTCCGGGTTGTAGAGCCCGATGATCAGCAGGGCGAGGCCCGCCGCCAGGAGGAGGCCGCCCACCAGGTCCACTCGCTGGCCGGGCCGGGCATCCCGCCCGGGGTGGGTGCGCCCCACCACCGCCATCGCCGCCACGGCGAGCGGGATGTTGACCCAGAAGAGCCCCCGCCAGCCGATGGCGGCGGCGATCAGCGCCCCGTACAGGGGGCCGAGCACGCTCCCCAGCTCCTGCACGGCACCCACGATGCCCAGCGGCACGGTGCGGGTGGCCTCATCCCACTGGTCGCCCACCACGGCGAAGGTGACGGGCAGCAGTGCCCCGGCAGCCGCCCCCTGCAGCACCCGGGCACCCACCAGGAAGGCCAGGCTGTGGGCCAGGGCCGACAAGGCCGAACCGGCGGCGAAGGCCAGCAGCGATCCCTGCAGCACGCGGGTGCGGCCGAACCGGTCGGAGAGCTGGCCCAGCAGGGGCATGGCGGCGACGTAGCCCAGCAGGTAGCCGGTGATGATCGGCGTGGCCCGCTGCAGCTCGTCGATCGGGATGCCGAGGTCCCGGATGATGCTGTTGAGGATGGTGACGACGACGTAGGCGTCGATCGACGCCAGCAGGACTGCGGCGCCCGAGGCGCCCGTCGCCAGCCGCCGGCGGGAGGCGTCCGCCCCTTGAGGCGAGCCGGGAGCCCCCCCGGGCGGGGAGGGATCTGCCTCGCTGGACAGGCTGGGAACCTGCCGGGAGCGGAGCCGGGGGCGGAGCGGATCCGCCCGTCTCGTCATGACGACGTCGAGGGGGTGGTGATCGATACCGGGAGGTCGAAGTCGCTGAGCTCGGCGGTCACCACCGTATTGGTGGTGGCGCCCTGGACCTTGAACGGGATGATCGCCTTCAGCAGCCGGCTACCGCTCTGGGCCACCCAGAGCGTCCCCACCACGGTGTCCTGGCCGGGCGCCAGGTCGGCCAGCCCCTTCAGGATGGTGGTGGGCACCCGGGCGGTGAGCTTGTAGGCCGGCGTCGACGAGACGCTCTCCGAGGACACCGCCGTGCCGTCGGTTGCCTGGCCGAGCGTCCCCGCCAGCCCGTTGGTGGGGTCGAGCAAT
This genomic interval carries:
- a CDS encoding MarP family serine protease; protein product: MNLVDLIILAAVVASAAHGFFRGAAIQLCSFAGFWGGLILGAVIAKGVNGHVHNATSKTVVAVVIVFGLAILLGGIGERVGARIRTSLRVMLLGPVDSGVGAAIGIVATLLAVWLIAAMLLALGNLPSLSRPISHSAIVKSLTRTLPPAPSVFARVGAFLTPTGLPEVFDRAANAVPIPLPAPSDPEVARAVEPAQNSTVKVQGLGCGGVKSGSGFIVASNVVVTNAHVVSGIALPEVIDHKGRRFANVTVVLFDPEVDLAVLRVSGLGGTPLNIDQNDAPRGTSGAVLGYPGGGPFTYVPAVVLGTLPLTGPDIYGRTATGRSVYELQAAVVPGNSGGPFVSSSGLVEGVVFSASVTFHNVGFALTGKQVTPDIVKGEHQNAAVSTGSCSG
- a CDS encoding EAL domain-containing protein; its protein translation is MIAALVVGLGIAAPLGVLAAAVLHRLQREHREVADRAHQLEVLATEKAHLALHDPLTGLPNRVEFRDQVAAALSVAEAVGRRAVVMLLDVDRFREINDTLGHYNGDRVLQELATRLVAAVEGAATVARLGGDEFGVLMETELALADAVAEGRRILAAVGETVTIDDLSLHVEISMGVALYPEHGEDVDLLLQRADVALYVTKAAQSGVEAYSARKDGYRPSRLALMGELRRALEGDELVLDYQPQLDLRTGTVHSVEALLRWEHPTRGLVMPAEFIPLAERTGLIRPLTLQALELACRQWAEWRKEGRSLQVAVNLSARHLHDPDLAGELSRLLWRWRVPPAQLMLEITESAVLGELGRAKDLLPKLSAMGVRLALDDFGTGYSSLTYLKEMPVNQVKIDRSFVQHMTSDPTDAAIVRATIELAHNLGLEVVAEGAESETTCELLGSFHCDLAQGWWLSRALPARDLMEWLDHHPERPTGIDQWVATVRG
- a CDS encoding Hpt domain-containing protein, giving the protein MPGMPQAGDPPLNAATLAELRAGFGDAADAVMASLVELFLADAEAALAEMAGATGATGGTGGDMFARSAHRLKGGAATLGAEPLVALCKEAELYGRAGDLSGRAPLIEGIRAEVARIRAALMGS
- the glgC gene encoding glucose-1-phosphate adenylyltransferase, which translates into the protein MAHRTLAMVLAGGAGKRLAPLTADRAKPAVPFGGHYRLIDFVLSNLVNGGERHIVVLTQYKSHSLDRHISQAWRLSTLLGDYVAPVPAQMRRGPRWFAGSADAIFQNLNLVYDERPDHILVFGADHIYRMDPRQMVEDHAASGAGVTVAAIRCPIEESQSFGVIEVDEQGHITAFLEKPAHPKGLPGAPDQILASMGNYVFTTAALIDAVTADAYDDETSHDIGGDIIPRMVSQGVARVYDFAANDVPGATARDRGYWRDVGTLDAYYEANMDLVSVHPIFNLYNERWPIYSWQSPAPPAKFVFEEGDRRGQALDSLVCAGTIISGGTVRQSIVSPAVHVHAGALVEGSVLLNGVHVGEGAVVRRAIIDKNVVVPPGCRIGVEPELDGERFVVSESGVVVIGKNQRIAPH
- a CDS encoding MFS transporter, whose protein sequence is MTRRADPLRPRLRSRQVPSLSSEADPSPPGGAPGSPQGADASRRRLATGASGAAVLLASIDAYVVVTILNSIIRDLGIPIDELQRATPIITGYLLGYVAAMPLLGQLSDRFGRTRVLQGSLLAFAAGSALSALAHSLAFLVGARVLQGAAAGALLPVTFAVVGDQWDEATRTVPLGIVGAVQELGSVLGPLYGALIAAAIGWRGLFWVNIPLAVAAMAVVGRTHPGRDARPGQRVDLVGGLLLAAGLALLIIGLYNPDPANGVLPTWGPWVVAIGVAVLIGFVVWERRTPTRLLTPAPGKLPPFAAALGTSFLSGVALMVTLIDVPLVAETVLVKNNLQAALLLLRFLVALALGAAAGGALARRLGERPVALGGLLVAAGAFLRVAAWPVAILAARYHLGPVSLPRLDVDLALAGLGLGVVVAPLASVVLRVSSVEDHGAASAGVVAARMMGMLVGIGALAAWGLHRFHVLTAHLAPPLPSFSGGAAYNAALAVYENAVQAAFHVEYAEIFRITAVVCVAAAVWALALGGRRLRSP